The proteins below come from a single Papaver somniferum cultivar HN1 chromosome 11, ASM357369v1, whole genome shotgun sequence genomic window:
- the LOC113320820 gene encoding tubulin beta-2 chain-like: protein MREILHIQGGQCGNQIGAKFWEVVCAEHGIDQTGRYEGDSELQLERINVYYNEASCGRYVPRAVLMDLEPGTMDSLRSGPFGQIFRPDNFVFGQSGAGNNWAKGHYTEGAELIDSVLDVVRKEAENSDCLQGFQVCHSLGGGTGSGMGTLLISKIREEYPDRMMLTFSVFPSPKVSDTVVEPYNATLSVHQLVENADECMVLDNEALYDICFRTLKLTTPSFGDLNHLISATMSGVTCCLRFPGQLNSDLRKLAVNLIPFPRLHFFMVGFAPLTSRGSQQYRALSVPELTQQMWDSKNMMCAADPRHGRYLTASAMFRGKMSTKEVDEQMMNVQNKNSSYFVEWIPNNVKSTVCDIPPTGLKMASTFIGNSTSIQEMFRRVSEQFTAMFRRKAFLHWYTGEGMDEMEFTEAESNMNDLVSEYQQYQDATADEEGEYEDEEEELHEEYEQ from the exons ATGAGAGAGATTCTTCATATTCAGGGAGGTCAATGTGGTAATCAGATCGGAGCAAAGTTTTGGGAAGTAGTATGTGCTGAGCATGGTATAGATCAAACAGGAAGATATGAAGGCGATTCAGAGCTTCAATTGGAGAGAATCAATGTTTATTACAACGAAGCAAGTTGTGGTAGATATGTACCGAGAGCTGTACTTATGGATCTTGAGCCTGGTACTATGGATTCACTTAGATCTGGTCCTTTTGGTCAGATCTTTAGACCTGATAACTTCGTCTTTGGTCAATCTGGTGCTGGTAACAACTGGGCTAAAGGTCATTACACCGAAGGTGCTGAGTTGATCGATTCTGTTCTTGATGTTGTCAGAAAGGAAGCGGAAAACAGTGATTGTTTACAAG GATTCCAAGTATGTCACTCTTTGGGAGGAGGAACTGGTTCTGGAATGGGAACTCTATTGATTTCAAAGATCAGAGAAGAATACCCTGATAGAATGATGCTTACTTTCTCTGTTTTCCCATCACCCAAGGTTTCTGACACTGTGGTTGAGCCTTACAATGCTACTTTGTCTGTTCATCAACTTGTTGAGAACGCTGATGAGTGTATGGTACTTGATAATGAAGCTCTTTACGATATTTGCTTCAGGACTCTCAAGCTTACCACCCCTAGCT TTGGAGATTTGAACCATTTGATATCTGCAACAATGTCTGGTGTTACTTGCTGTTTGAGATTCCCTGGACAATTGAACTCTGACTTGAGAAAGCTTGCTGTTAACTTGATCCCGTTCCCTCGTCTTCACTTTTTCATGGTTGGATTTGCTCCACTTACATCCCGTGGATCTCAACAATACAGAGCACTTAGTGTACCAGAGCTTACCCAGCAGATGTGGGATTCTAAGAACATGATGTGTGCTGCTGATCCTAGACATGGACGATACTTGACTGCTTCAGCTATGTTCCGTGGGAAGATGAGCACCAAAGAAGTTGATGAACAGATGATGAACGTCCAGAACAAGAACTCTTCTTACTTCGTTGAGTGGATTCCTAACAATGTTAAGTCTACAGTCTGTGATATCCCACCCACTGGTCTTAAGATGGCTTCTACATTCATTGGTAACTCCACTTCGATTCAAGAAATGTTCCGTCGTGTCAGTGAGCAGTTTACTGCTATGTTCAGGAGAAAAGCTTTCTTGCATTGGTACACTGGTGAGGGTATGGATGAGATGGAATTCACTGAAGCTGAGAGCAACATGAACGATTTGGTCTCCGAGTACCAGCAATACCAAGATGCAACTGCTGATGAAGAAGGTGAGTATGAAGATGAGGAAGAGGAGCTTCATGAGGAGTACGAACAGTAA